A region of Mesorhizobium sp. M3A.F.Ca.ET.080.04.2.1 DNA encodes the following proteins:
- a CDS encoding DUF1328 domain-containing protein gives MLYWALVFLVVAIIAGALGFGGIAGTSAGIAQILFFIFLAFLIISLIAGLFRRA, from the coding sequence ATGCTGTACTGGGCGCTCGTGTTCCTTGTGGTTGCTATCATTGCCGGCGCGCTTGGGTTCGGCGGCATAGCCGGCACTTCGGCCGGTATCGCGCAGATACTGTTCTTCATCTTCCTGGCTTTCTTGATCATTTCGCTCATCGCCGGCCTGTTTAGACGGGCTTGA
- a CDS encoding DUF883 family protein, protein MATAAGRTSSDAPSNADLEADIRQLRADIEELTRQLAKTGEHGYGAARRAAAEGVEQLRAQGEAAFESVRGSAQDLEAQIVASVREKPVTSLAIAAGVGFLFALLSRR, encoded by the coding sequence ATGGCGACCGCCGCAGGCAGAACCTCATCAGATGCCCCCTCTAATGCCGATCTCGAAGCCGACATCCGGCAATTGCGGGCCGACATCGAAGAACTCACCAGGCAATTGGCAAAGACCGGCGAACATGGCTATGGCGCTGCACGACGTGCGGCGGCCGAAGGCGTCGAACAACTGCGCGCCCAAGGCGAAGCGGCGTTCGAAAGCGTGCGCGGCAGCGCCCAGGACCTTGAAGCGCAAATCGTGGCCAGCGTTCGCGAAAAGCCGGTGACCTCACTGGCGATAGCCGCTGGCGTCGGCTTCCTGTTCGCGCTGCTGTCCCGTCGCTAG
- a CDS encoding response regulator → MDVEQLCRDHGAAEVAIARGLTEIDEQELPARFDAAVVDLMLGGTSTLDFAARLHTAGIPFVFASGYSDSDDLKSAFPEIRLVSKPYSGEDLIAALAAACGRAEAA, encoded by the coding sequence ATGGATGTCGAACAGCTGTGCCGCGACCACGGCGCCGCCGAGGTCGCGATCGCGCGCGGTTTGACCGAAATCGACGAGCAGGAGCTGCCCGCACGGTTCGACGCGGCTGTCGTCGACCTGATGCTGGGCGGCACGTCGACGCTCGATTTCGCCGCCCGACTGCACACGGCCGGCATTCCGTTCGTTTTTGCGTCCGGCTATTCCGACTCGGATGATCTCAAGTCGGCCTTTCCAGAGATTCGGCTGGTGAGCAAACCCTATTCCGGCGAAGATCTGATCGCCGCCCTGGCGGCGGCCTGCGGGCGCGCCGAGGCCGCCTGA
- a CDS encoding Crp/Fnr family transcriptional regulator: MSSQTARFPSSRQYPCEKCPLRPLPAFREFEKQELAFVSIFKGGELSVDKGATVLVEGSHSAHLYTVLSGWAFRYKLLPDGRRQILNYSMPGDLIGLQGSLMGEMQHSVEALSPMLMCVFEREQLHELYRNHPGLAYDITWLASREERMLDENLLSIGRRTALERAAYLIAFISSRARGAGLNGKTPVQVPITQQHIADTLGLSLVHTNKTIRKLIDRKLILWRDGGCEVVDHEGLKGLARWEGLREQRRPLI, encoded by the coding sequence ATGTCCAGCCAAACCGCCCGCTTCCCTTCCAGCCGCCAATATCCCTGTGAGAAGTGTCCGCTTCGGCCGCTGCCGGCCTTTCGCGAGTTCGAAAAGCAGGAACTGGCATTCGTCAGCATCTTCAAAGGAGGGGAGCTTTCAGTCGACAAGGGCGCGACAGTGCTGGTCGAAGGCAGCCATAGCGCGCACCTCTACACGGTGCTTTCCGGCTGGGCCTTCCGCTACAAGCTGCTGCCGGACGGGCGGCGGCAGATCCTCAACTATTCGATGCCAGGCGACCTGATCGGGCTGCAAGGCAGCCTGATGGGCGAGATGCAACATTCCGTCGAGGCGCTGTCGCCGATGCTGATGTGCGTCTTCGAGCGCGAGCAATTGCACGAGCTCTACCGCAATCATCCCGGCCTTGCCTATGACATCACCTGGCTTGCATCGCGCGAGGAACGCATGCTTGACGAGAACCTGCTCAGCATCGGACGGCGCACGGCTCTCGAACGCGCCGCCTATCTTATCGCCTTCATCTCCAGCCGGGCGCGCGGCGCCGGCTTGAATGGCAAGACGCCGGTGCAGGTCCCGATCACGCAGCAGCACATCGCCGATACGCTCGGCCTGTCGCTGGTTCACACCAACAAGACGATCCGGAAACTGATCGACCGCAAGCTCATTCTGTGGCGTGATGGCGGTTGTGAGGTGGTCGATCATGAAGGGCTCAAAGGGCTCGCCCGCTGGGAAGGCTTGCGTGAACAGCGCCGGCCACTGATTTGA
- a CDS encoding RNA polymerase sigma factor → MAAVSQSFKTELLGAIPSLRAFAVSLTQNADKADDLVQETLVKAWDKHESFQPGTNLKAWLFTILRNEFYSQMRKRGREVQDSDGIMTARLAVHPAQHGQLDLKDFRGALEQLPEDQREAIILIGASGFSYEEAAEICGCAVGTIKSRVSRARARLQEILKISGEDEYGPDAISAQVTGSNAA, encoded by the coding sequence ATGGCGGCGGTCTCCCAGAGCTTCAAGACCGAGTTGCTCGGCGCGATCCCGAGCCTGCGCGCCTTTGCGGTGTCGCTGACGCAGAACGCCGACAAGGCCGACGACCTGGTGCAGGAAACACTGGTCAAGGCGTGGGACAAGCACGAGAGCTTTCAGCCAGGCACCAATCTCAAGGCATGGCTGTTCACGATCCTGCGCAACGAATTCTATTCGCAGATGCGCAAGCGCGGTCGCGAGGTGCAGGACAGCGACGGTATTATGACCGCCAGGCTTGCCGTGCACCCAGCCCAGCACGGCCAGCTTGACCTCAAGGATTTTCGCGGCGCGCTCGAGCAACTGCCGGAGGATCAGCGCGAAGCGATCATCCTGATCGGCGCGTCCGGCTTCTCTTACGAAGAGGCGGCCGAGATCTGCGGCTGTGCCGTCGGCACGATCAAGAGCCGCGTCAGCCGCGCCCGCGCCAGGCTGCAGGAGATCCTCAAGATTTCCGGCGAGGACGAATATGGGCCCGACGCCATCTCGGCGCAGGTGACAGGCTCGAACGCCGCCTGA
- a CDS encoding NepR family anti-sigma factor, producing the protein MKDMTKHITAGAANKRRLANGDPLGPNSEIGRKLKQYYDELVSDHVPDRFAQLLSQLEKAEPAQKKD; encoded by the coding sequence ATGAAAGATATGACGAAACACATCACGGCTGGCGCCGCAAACAAGCGCCGGCTCGCCAATGGCGATCCGCTTGGGCCAAACTCCGAGATCGGGCGCAAGCTCAAGCAATATTATGACGAACTGGTCTCCGATCATGTGCCGGATCGATTCGCTCAGTTGCTCAGCCAGCTGGAAAAGGCCGAACCCGCCCAGAAAAAGGACTGA
- a CDS encoding diacylglycerol kinase family protein: protein MRFAAVLNQSGGTLRTTDLSALSDQLRQTLEAAGHSVQLDIVAGRDVAAALEKAIANPDIDVVLAGGGDGTISTAASLLMYKQKALAILPAGTMNLFARGLGVPQTLDAALKSFADGEVKAVDMATANGQPFVHQFSIGMHARMVQLREKMDFGSRLGKMQASVRAAWATIKNPPALKVTLIVGNAEIVTRTTGIGISNNLFGEGHLPYADNPAGGVLGIYVSVARRRRDLAKLFLDMLRGRWRDSEHVEIHQADKAVLKIHSSTKKFRAVMDGELVKLERETVIEIHPGALNVLVPRSSTQAKAA from the coding sequence ATGCGGTTTGCTGCAGTGCTGAACCAAAGCGGCGGCACGTTGCGCACGACCGATCTCTCTGCTCTGTCGGATCAGTTGCGCCAGACGCTGGAAGCGGCCGGACATTCGGTTCAGCTGGACATCGTCGCGGGCCGCGACGTCGCTGCCGCGCTGGAAAAGGCCATCGCCAACCCCGACATAGACGTCGTGCTTGCCGGAGGCGGCGACGGCACGATCTCGACGGCGGCATCGCTTCTCATGTACAAGCAAAAGGCCCTGGCCATATTGCCGGCGGGCACGATGAACCTCTTTGCTCGCGGCCTCGGTGTTCCCCAGACCCTGGATGCGGCCCTGAAATCCTTTGCCGACGGCGAGGTGAAGGCCGTCGACATGGCGACCGCCAACGGCCAGCCCTTCGTGCATCAGTTTTCGATCGGCATGCATGCCAGGATGGTCCAACTGCGCGAGAAAATGGATTTCGGCTCCCGCCTTGGAAAGATGCAGGCGTCGGTCCGCGCCGCCTGGGCGACGATCAAGAACCCGCCGGCCCTCAAGGTCACGCTGATCGTCGGCAACGCCGAGATCGTCACCCGAACCACCGGCATCGGCATCAGCAACAATCTGTTCGGCGAGGGTCATCTTCCCTATGCCGACAATCCGGCCGGCGGCGTGCTCGGCATCTATGTCAGCGTCGCGCGGCGGCGCCGCGATCTGGCGAAACTCTTCCTCGACATGCTGCGAGGCCGGTGGCGCGACAGCGAACATGTCGAAATCCACCAAGCCGACAAGGCGGTGCTCAAGATCCATTCGTCGACGAAGAAATTCCGTGCGGTGATGGACGGAGAGTTGGTCAAGCTGGAACGCGAGACGGTGATTGAAATCCATCCCGGCGCGCTCAATGTGCTGGTCCCCAGGAGCAGCACTCAGGCCAAGGCCGCCTAA
- a CDS encoding PRC-barrel domain-containing protein — translation MIRTLFATTALATLLATGAFAQTATTAPAQPPAAENPAPVVRAEGALMSNIIGESVYNGTGDDAQNIGKVDDVIFDESGKAKSAIIGVGGFLGVGTKDVAFDYGKLEWAEKNGDRWLVAKTTKDELNAQPAFDRKAYDPAPPAQSTDATQPATTETAKPAEPVKKAEGNLATNIMGESVYNGTADDAQKIGDVNDIVLAKDGKAESLVIGVGGFLGMGEKNVTYDFAKAKWAEKNGDRWLVAETTKEELQAQADFNRKAYDPAPAPATAASNNAPATTTPAVTSAETTTDKQAKPAQTTAENKPAAPAATTGTSATDETQTASIDKSTLTEMPMGNIRGEDLKGATVYGANDAKIGTIGDVVLTPENKPDAVIVDVGGFLGIGAKEVALGLDKLKVMTDKDGNKYLYTNFTKDQLQAQTAYDKGTYAQKRDEQRMILK, via the coding sequence ATGATCCGCACTCTTTTTGCGACGACAGCGCTTGCGACGCTGCTTGCGACGGGCGCCTTTGCCCAGACGGCAACCACCGCGCCGGCTCAGCCCCCTGCCGCGGAGAACCCCGCGCCCGTTGTGCGCGCGGAGGGCGCACTGATGAGCAACATCATCGGCGAATCCGTCTATAACGGCACGGGTGACGACGCCCAGAACATCGGCAAGGTCGACGATGTCATCTTCGATGAAAGCGGCAAGGCCAAGTCGGCAATCATCGGAGTCGGCGGGTTTCTCGGCGTCGGCACGAAGGACGTGGCCTTCGACTACGGCAAGCTGGAATGGGCCGAGAAAAACGGCGACCGCTGGCTGGTGGCCAAGACAACCAAGGATGAGTTGAATGCTCAGCCGGCATTCGACCGCAAGGCCTATGATCCGGCCCCGCCGGCGCAGTCGACCGATGCGACACAGCCCGCAACCACCGAAACCGCCAAACCGGCTGAACCGGTGAAGAAAGCCGAAGGCAATCTCGCCACCAACATCATGGGTGAGTCGGTCTACAACGGCACCGCGGACGATGCCCAAAAGATCGGCGACGTGAACGACATCGTGCTGGCCAAGGACGGCAAGGCCGAATCGCTCGTCATCGGTGTCGGCGGCTTCCTCGGCATGGGCGAAAAGAACGTCACCTACGACTTTGCCAAGGCAAAGTGGGCCGAGAAGAACGGCGATCGCTGGCTGGTGGCCGAGACCACCAAGGAAGAGCTGCAGGCACAGGCGGATTTCAACCGCAAGGCCTATGATCCGGCCCCGGCGCCGGCCACCGCGGCTTCGAACAATGCTCCGGCAACGACCACCCCTGCCGTGACATCGGCCGAAACCACGACCGATAAGCAGGCCAAGCCTGCCCAGACGACGGCCGAGAACAAGCCTGCGGCTCCGGCCGCGACAACGGGTACGTCCGCCACCGACGAGACCCAGACGGCCTCGATCGACAAGTCGACCCTGACGGAGATGCCGATGGGCAATATCAGGGGCGAGGACCTGAAGGGAGCGACCGTCTACGGCGCCAATGACGCCAAGATCGGTACGATCGGCGACGTGGTGCTGACACCCGAGAACAAGCCGGACGCGGTGATCGTCGACGTCGGCGGGTTCCTCGGCATCGGCGCCAAGGAGGTCGCACTCGGTTTGGACAAGCTCAAGGTCATGACCGACAAGGACGGCAACAAGTACCTCTACACCAACTTCACCAAGGATCAGTTGCAGGCACAGACAGCCTACGACAAAGGCACCTATGCCCAGAAGCGCGACGAACAGCGCATGATCCTGAAGTAG
- a CDS encoding response regulator gives MSLSATIAPHLPFLRRFSRAVSGSQESGDALVAAMLEAIIADVEIFPQASSDRIALYKVFARLFTSVAIRVPQEHAQTAWEQRAAANLNAIAPRPRQAFLLVAVEGFSEDEAAEILDADEQEFSELLAQASNEISRQVATDVLIIEDEPLIAMDIEEMVESLGHRVVGTARTHAEAVAMFGKTRPKMVLADIQLADGSSGIEAVNEILSSTPIPVIFITAFPERLLTGERPEPAFLVTKPFNPDMVKALISQALFFDRQAKAAA, from the coding sequence ATGAGCCTTTCCGCAACCATCGCGCCTCACCTGCCGTTCCTGCGCCGCTTCTCGCGGGCCGTCTCCGGATCGCAGGAAAGTGGTGACGCGCTGGTCGCCGCGATGCTTGAAGCCATCATCGCCGATGTCGAGATTTTCCCGCAGGCGTCGAGCGACCGCATCGCTCTTTACAAGGTCTTTGCCCGGCTGTTCACCTCGGTGGCCATTCGCGTGCCGCAGGAGCATGCACAGACCGCCTGGGAGCAGCGGGCTGCCGCCAATCTGAATGCCATCGCGCCGCGGCCCAGGCAGGCCTTCCTGCTGGTTGCCGTGGAAGGCTTCAGCGAGGACGAGGCCGCGGAAATTCTCGACGCCGACGAGCAGGAGTTTTCCGAGCTGCTTGCCCAGGCCAGCAATGAGATTTCGCGCCAGGTCGCGACGGACGTGCTGATCATCGAGGACGAGCCGCTGATTGCCATGGACATAGAGGAGATGGTCGAAAGTCTCGGCCATCGCGTCGTCGGAACGGCGCGCACCCATGCCGAGGCGGTCGCCATGTTCGGCAAGACGCGGCCCAAGATGGTCCTGGCCGACATCCAGCTCGCCGACGGCAGTTCCGGCATCGAGGCCGTCAACGAGATCCTTTCTTCGACGCCGATACCGGTGATCTTTATCACCGCTTTCCCCGAGCGCCTACTGACCGGCGAGCGACCCGAGCCGGCATTCCTAGTCACCAAGCCGTTCAACCCCGACATGGTCAAGGCCTTGATCAGTCAGGCGCTTTTCTTCGATCGGCAGGCCAAGGCGGCCGCCTGA
- a CDS encoding CHASE domain-containing protein translates to MKKLFPIVAFVAVALISLTMAGFAYFATQEAARIKFEGTADDALNRIESRIDLHLSLLRSTQALFDANNGEITRGEFKAFFTALDINDNFAGLRGIGFLRLAKTGDEAAVERDILRDHGSAHPVYPATTQQWRTPIVLFEPLDTSNQSIIGYDMFTEPVRRAAIEKAMADDRQHASGLVQLGQGTGAAQTFTGFLVFVRLNVETAPDVIDASRSSTAGFLYAAFRARELFQTSLSRAPLLPVNIEIYDGKAEAGKLLFRSETPPAHALGDRLLARREIVVAGRPWTVLFRPTSAFSLPSSRAVPVMLGLFGLLLAGAIALVARYQERAYDAVSLLHETTEKSLLEKDLMLQEMKHRIKNSITRVLAIARQTASQATDVKEFSSSFSARLQAMAASQDMLTRSRWQKADLGDLLRIELGQVFGKELPDGILSGPEVMLDETTTQALGLTFHELATNALKYGEAGNVVGALKVDWFVERRSRERILVLNWREAGQKKLETPAKTGFGTKLIDLNVTRELRGTIRRDFQADGLTVEIRIPLTG, encoded by the coding sequence TTGAAAAAGCTCTTTCCGATCGTTGCCTTTGTCGCCGTCGCGCTTATCAGCCTGACGATGGCGGGATTCGCCTATTTCGCCACCCAGGAAGCGGCGCGCATCAAGTTCGAAGGAACGGCCGACGACGCGCTCAACCGCATCGAAAGCCGGATTGACCTGCATTTGTCGCTGCTGCGCTCCACGCAGGCACTGTTCGATGCCAACAACGGTGAGATCACGCGCGGGGAATTCAAGGCGTTCTTCACCGCGCTCGATATCAACGACAATTTCGCCGGCCTGCGCGGCATCGGATTCCTGAGACTGGCCAAGACCGGCGATGAGGCGGCGGTCGAGCGCGATATCCTGCGCGATCACGGATCGGCGCATCCCGTCTATCCCGCCACGACCCAGCAATGGCGCACGCCGATCGTGCTGTTCGAACCGCTCGACACATCCAACCAGTCGATCATCGGCTACGACATGTTCACCGAGCCGGTCCGGCGGGCGGCGATCGAAAAGGCGATGGCCGACGACCGGCAGCATGCCAGCGGGCTCGTCCAGCTCGGCCAGGGCACGGGCGCCGCGCAGACCTTCACGGGTTTTCTGGTCTTCGTGCGGCTCAATGTGGAGACCGCTCCGGATGTCATCGATGCAAGCCGCTCCTCCACGGCCGGATTCCTCTATGCCGCCTTCCGGGCGCGCGAGCTGTTCCAGACATCTCTCAGCCGCGCGCCGCTGCTGCCGGTCAACATCGAGATCTATGACGGCAAGGCGGAGGCCGGCAAGCTGCTGTTCCGCTCCGAGACCCCTCCGGCGCACGCCTTGGGCGACAGGCTTCTGGCGCGCCGCGAGATCGTCGTGGCGGGCAGGCCTTGGACCGTGCTGTTCAGGCCGACGAGCGCCTTCTCGCTGCCTTCCTCCCGCGCGGTGCCGGTGATGCTCGGTCTGTTCGGACTGCTGCTTGCCGGCGCCATCGCCTTGGTGGCGCGCTACCAGGAACGCGCTTACGACGCCGTGTCGCTGCTGCATGAGACGACGGAAAAGAGCCTGCTCGAAAAGGATCTGATGCTGCAGGAGATGAAGCATCGCATCAAGAACTCGATCACGCGGGTTCTTGCGATCGCGCGCCAGACCGCATCGCAGGCCACGGATGTGAAGGAGTTCTCGTCATCCTTCTCGGCGCGCCTGCAAGCGATGGCGGCCTCGCAGGACATGCTGACGCGTTCGCGCTGGCAGAAGGCCGACCTCGGGGATCTGCTGCGCATCGAGCTCGGTCAGGTGTTCGGCAAGGAACTGCCGGACGGCATATTGTCGGGGCCCGAGGTGATGCTCGATGAGACCACGACACAGGCGCTCGGCCTGACCTTTCACGAACTGGCGACGAATGCGCTGAAATATGGCGAAGCCGGCAATGTGGTCGGCGCGCTCAAGGTCGACTGGTTCGTCGAGAGGCGTAGCCGGGAGCGGATCCTGGTGCTCAACTGGCGCGAAGCCGGCCAGAAAAAACTGGAGACACCGGCCAAGACCGGTTTCGGCACCAAGCTGATCGATCTCAACGTCACCCGCGAATTGCGCGGCACGATCAGGCGCGATTTCCAGGCCGACGGCCTGACGGTGGAAATCAGAATCCCCCTGACCGGCTGA
- a CDS encoding alkaline phosphatase family protein, whose protein sequence is MANRTSRPNVLLITCDQWRGDCLSVAGHPVVKTPNADALAAEGVLFRRHYGGAAPCSPARACLYTGLYQMNNRVCRNGTPLDARHDNIALAARRLGYDPTLFGYTDVSPDPRALAPDDPRLTTYEGVLPGFTVRQFLPEHQKPWLSWLRAQGIDSSAGYPGIHRPLGHPEPDVTSAPPVYSKDQTPTAFLAGEFVRWLGEQEQGAPWFAHISFISPHPPFIVPESYNTLYDPAEGPAFWRAADRQAEAQSHPYLAYDLGRQKRTNFVPGVGGNVRDWGDENFRRIRAIYYGMISELDAQLGRIWNAVRAAGAWDDTVIVLTSDHAEMMGDHYMLGKGGFFDGSYHIPLIVRDPRRSAAAGTSVDRFTEAVDVFPTLLELTGAAPEPHLDGRSLAPWLDGSEPADWRDAAHWEFDFRSVAAGAAERHFGIGPRHCNLSVIRTAEFKYVHFGGGLPPLLFDLTKDPGELADVARDPAYLSVRLELAERLLAWRAEHLDQSLALAELTEAGVVGHVAKAIGQ, encoded by the coding sequence TTGGCCAACCGAACCAGCCGCCCGAATGTCCTCCTCATCACCTGCGATCAGTGGCGCGGCGACTGCCTGTCGGTTGCCGGCCATCCGGTGGTGAAGACGCCGAACGCCGACGCGCTCGCCGCCGAGGGCGTGCTGTTTCGACGCCATTATGGCGGGGCTGCGCCCTGCTCGCCGGCGCGCGCCTGCCTCTACACCGGTCTCTACCAGATGAACAACCGCGTCTGCCGCAACGGCACGCCGCTGGATGCGCGGCACGACAACATTGCGCTTGCGGCCCGCCGGCTTGGCTACGACCCGACCCTCTTCGGCTACACCGACGTCTCGCCGGACCCGCGCGCGCTGGCGCCTGACGATCCCCGGCTGACGACCTACGAAGGCGTGCTGCCTGGCTTCACCGTCCGGCAGTTCCTGCCCGAACACCAGAAGCCGTGGCTTTCCTGGTTGCGGGCACAGGGCATCGACAGCAGTGCCGGCTATCCAGGCATTCATCGGCCGCTCGGTCATCCAGAACCCGATGTGACCAGCGCCCCGCCCGTCTATTCGAAAGATCAGACGCCGACCGCCTTCCTGGCCGGCGAATTCGTCCGCTGGCTGGGCGAGCAGGAGCAGGGCGCGCCGTGGTTCGCGCACATCTCCTTCATCAGTCCGCATCCGCCCTTCATCGTGCCGGAATCCTACAACACCCTGTATGACCCGGCCGAAGGTCCGGCTTTTTGGCGGGCCGCAGACCGGCAGGCCGAGGCGCAGAGCCATCCCTACCTCGCCTACGACCTTGGCCGGCAGAAAAGAACGAATTTCGTTCCCGGCGTCGGTGGCAATGTCCGGGATTGGGGCGACGAGAATTTCCGCCGCATACGCGCCATCTATTACGGCATGATTTCCGAACTCGACGCGCAGCTTGGCCGCATCTGGAACGCGGTCCGGGCGGCGGGCGCCTGGGACGACACCGTGATCGTTCTCACCTCCGACCACGCCGAGATGATGGGCGACCATTACATGCTGGGCAAGGGCGGTTTCTTCGACGGCAGCTACCATATTCCGCTGATCGTCCGCGATCCTCGCCGGAGTGCGGCGGCTGGCACCTCCGTCGATCGCTTCACCGAGGCCGTCGACGTCTTTCCGACCCTGCTCGAGCTGACCGGCGCCGCACCCGAGCCGCACCTCGACGGCCGGTCCCTGGCGCCCTGGCTGGACGGCAGCGAACCTGCCGACTGGCGCGACGCCGCGCATTGGGAGTTCGATTTCCGCTCGGTCGCCGCCGGCGCAGCGGAGCGTCATTTCGGCATCGGACCACGCCACTGCAATCTCAGCGTGATCCGCACCGCGGAGTTCAAATATGTCCATTTCGGTGGCGGCCTGCCGCCGCTTCTCTTCGACCTGACAAAGGATCCGGGCGAGTTGGCCGACGTCGCCCGCGACCCGGCCTATTTGTCTGTGAGGCTTGAACTCGCCGAACGGCTGCTGGCATGGCGTGCCGAACACCTCGACCAGTCACTGGCGCTTGCCGAATTGACGGAGGCCGGCGTTGTCGGCCACGTGGCCAAAGCAATAGGGCAGTAG
- a CDS encoding phage holin family protein yields MGTLVSLITALASGEALAALQRARTTAMLYGLAGVLALCGLGFLIGAAYIWFAERYGPLATSFGFGVGFLVIAGLILLYHRVTAGIRARRRARRRKTDMTAVGVTAALALLPALAKSKGGLGAVLAPAIALVAYAIYRENVKPGPKDPAG; encoded by the coding sequence ATGGGGACGCTGGTTTCGCTCATTACCGCCCTTGCCTCCGGCGAGGCTCTCGCGGCTCTCCAACGAGCGCGCACGACGGCAATGCTTTACGGGCTTGCCGGTGTCTTGGCTCTGTGCGGCCTCGGTTTCCTGATCGGCGCCGCTTATATCTGGTTCGCCGAGCGCTATGGCCCATTGGCGACTTCCTTCGGCTTCGGCGTGGGCTTCCTCGTCATAGCCGGGCTTATCCTGTTGTATCATCGCGTGACGGCAGGGATACGCGCGCGGCGGCGGGCGCGCCGGCGCAAGACCGACATGACGGCTGTCGGGGTGACGGCGGCGCTCGCGCTGCTCCCGGCGCTTGCCAAGAGCAAGGGCGGCCTCGGCGCCGTTCTTGCACCCGCGATAGCGCTCGTCGCCTATGCCATCTATCGCGAGAATGTGAAGCCAGGGCCAAAGGACCCAGCCGGATAG
- a CDS encoding YMGG-like glycine zipper-containing protein, whose product MRKMIIALVAVVGVSGCTSTERDVGVGAGVGAVAGGLIGGTKGALIGAAVGAGSGLLVRNLRNGYCQYRDNRGRIYTARCN is encoded by the coding sequence ATGCGGAAAATGATTATTGCCTTGGTTGCGGTCGTCGGTGTCAGCGGCTGCACTTCGACCGAGCGTGACGTCGGCGTGGGCGCCGGTGTCGGCGCTGTGGCCGGCGGCCTTATCGGCGGCACCAAGGGGGCGCTGATCGGCGCGGCCGTCGGTGCCGGCTCCGGTCTTCTGGTGCGCAACCTGCGCAATGGCTACTGCCAGTATCGCGATAATCGCGGCCGGATCTACACGGCCCGCTGCAACTAA
- a CDS encoding sensor histidine kinase, whose amino-acid sequence MRSTGDKSQDDVRESEVIAMHPAESGMQLGRALLHALHNAGISVLYQDREMKTVWARNMRAPWAADTADGTDQIPPAQAERIKAAKRRVVQSGNADRLELSIPASDGIRWFHIWIDADRSEAGEVQGVVTTMVETTEQKRREQTLKTLLREVSHRSKNLLAIIQSIASQTGRYSETLGDFLTRFRGRLQSLASSQDLVTSSNWRGAALRELISGQVGRYGADPKRSLRFEGENPYLNPNAALHIGLAMHELAVNSVSYGALSRPGGYVSVNARLATAPGEAPALCLIWSEMIELDKPHNEKRFGSVALERVVPASLNGTATLDIGEGHLEYRLTVPHGNFETD is encoded by the coding sequence ATGCGTTCCACGGGAGACAAAAGCCAAGATGATGTGCGCGAAAGCGAAGTCATTGCCATGCATCCCGCCGAAAGCGGCATGCAGCTCGGGCGAGCTCTCCTTCATGCCCTCCACAATGCAGGCATCTCCGTTCTCTACCAGGATCGCGAGATGAAGACGGTCTGGGCTCGCAACATGCGCGCGCCCTGGGCAGCGGACACCGCCGACGGAACCGATCAGATTCCTCCCGCTCAGGCCGAGCGAATCAAGGCCGCCAAGCGAAGGGTGGTTCAATCCGGCAATGCGGATCGGCTCGAGCTGAGCATCCCGGCAAGCGATGGCATACGCTGGTTCCATATCTGGATCGACGCCGACCGCAGCGAGGCCGGCGAGGTCCAGGGCGTCGTTACCACGATGGTCGAGACCACCGAGCAGAAACGGCGCGAACAGACGTTGAAGACGTTGCTGCGCGAAGTCAGCCACCGCTCGAAGAACCTTCTGGCCATCATTCAAAGCATCGCCAGCCAGACCGGACGCTACTCGGAAACGCTTGGTGACTTTCTGACCCGTTTTCGCGGCCGCTTGCAGTCGCTCGCCTCCTCGCAGGATCTGGTGACGTCATCCAACTGGCGCGGCGCCGCGCTCCGCGAGCTCATATCCGGTCAGGTCGGCCGCTATGGCGCGGACCCCAAGCGCAGCCTGCGGTTCGAAGGCGAAAATCCCTACCTCAACCCCAACGCGGCTCTGCACATCGGACTGGCGATGCACGAGCTTGCCGTGAACTCGGTGAGCTATGGGGCACTGTCGCGGCCGGGCGGCTATGTATCGGTCAACGCCAGGCTGGCCACGGCTCCCGGCGAGGCTCCCGCGTTGTGTTTGATCTGGAGCGAAATGATCGAACTCGACAAGCCTCACAACGAAAAGCGCTTCGGCAGCGTGGCCCTCGAGCGTGTCGTCCCAGCCTCGCTGAACGGCACCGCCACGCTTGACATCGGCGAGGGTCATCTCGAGTACCGTCTCACCGTCCCTCACGGCAATTTCGAAACGGACTGA